The following coding sequences lie in one Silene latifolia isolate original U9 population chromosome 5, ASM4854445v1, whole genome shotgun sequence genomic window:
- the LOC141657266 gene encoding psbP domain-containing protein 6, chloroplastic, whose protein sequence is MAIASLTQLPLTQSTTSSSTSIKSNYNNLKQISSHFQPKISSKNTFLQLQKQSLTSLKQEGRLRRDILRGIALFPLIEIGVVIPPSIAKEVEVGSYLPPSSFDPSFVLFQASSKDTPALRAGNVAPYQFVLPPTWKQQRIANILSGNYCQPKCAEPWIEVKFEDEKQGKIQVVASPLIRLTNKPNATIEDIGTPEKLIASLGPFVTGNTLDPDELVQTTIEKIGDQTYYKYELETPYAQTGTHNLAKATAKGNTVILFVASANDKQWPTAKKTLQTILDSFQV, encoded by the exons ATGGCCATTGCATCACTAACTCAATTACCCTTAACTCAATCCACAACCTCTTCATCAACCTCCATTAAATCCAACTACAACAACCTTAAACAAATCTCCTCTCATTTCCAACCCAAAATTTCTTCAAAAAACACATTCTTACAACTACAAAAACAAAGTCTTACAAGTCTTAAACAAGAAGGAAGGTTAAGAAGAGATATATTAAGAGGAATTGCATTATTTCCTCTTATAGAAATAGGTGTAGTTATCCCTCCTTCCATTGCTAAGGAAGTTGAAGTTGGCTCATATCTTCCTCCTTCCTCTTTTGATCCTTCTTTTGTTCTTTTCCAAGCTTCTTCTAAGGACACCCCCGCCCTTCGTGCAG GAAATGTAGCACCATATCAGTTTGTGTTGCCACCAACATGGAAGCAACAGAGGATAGCCAACATACTGTCAGGAAATTACTGTCAACCAAAGTGTGCAGAGCCATGGATTGAGGTTAAATTTGAAGATGAAAAGCAGGGTAAAATCCAGGTTGTGGCTTCCCCTCTCATTCGCCTTACTAACAAGCCTAATGCTACAATTGAAGATATTGGAACTCCTGAAAAACTCATTGCTTCCCTTGGCCCTTTCGTCACCGGAAACACCCTTGACCCTGATGAATTGGTCCAAACTACTATCGAAAAGATCGGTGACCAGACG TACTACAAATATGAGTTGGAGACACCATATGCTCAGACGGGAACACACAATCTAGCAAAAGCAACAGCAAAAGGGAATACAGTTATATTATTTGTGGCCAGTGCAAATGACAAACAATGGCCGACTGCTAAGAAAACCCTGCAGACAATACTTGATTCTTTCCAAGTTTAG
- the LOC141657265 gene encoding bZIP transcription factor 17-like, protein MEDPIAFDHHHHQQFQNDAVGLPTPPLDDGFPLFPELDDVTVDFGVDDFPFDVDFDLSFDDLSFADNLLQQPEPNSDPISYDVSEDPANPNFCNLGNNQTLDDVRVYDSPSMEANPDPNSSAGSNVGCSKSNSGVYSGNSCDPDVSSSHLLINNNSNDNAINSDLSRQMTEIEEGKTSNQSYRNDNSNDSSSKCVSKSKRKKGIEKDRAAETRSSKYRRSNSNVNATVLSSDDNLEGGGDEDEKKKARLIRNRESAHLSRQRKKQYVEELEEKVKSMVSTITDLNGKISYFMAENATLRQQLAAGGVGPPTYPMAPMPYPWMGYPPAYMVKPHGSSVPLVPIPRWKPQQPTPAPKVKKSSERKTKKVASVSLLGLLFFMLLFGGLVPMVNVRYGGVQKGSVFMVDKHVDRLPHGDGRFGHGRVVQELNSSKGGNTSEPLVASLYVPRNDKLVKIDGNLIIHSVLASEKAMTSNMAVGPTTSEETSLAIHGSYPPYPTPGPGSNDWRYPHLDRNQNGRQRALPSGSTDFTPVGSDGKLQQWFREGLAGPMLSSGMCTEVFQFDISPTPGSIVPATSVANMTSEDGLNSTRPNKTKNRRILHEHTIPPFDPTLNTTEDYMGLHEQSDGLQSNKSHSSVVVSVLVDPREVGDGDGEGIMGPKTLSRIFVVVLIDSVKYVTYSCMLPFMGSSSNLLTT, encoded by the exons atggAAGATCCAATTGCGTTcgaccatcaccaccaccaacaaTTCCAAAACGACGCTGTTGGATTACCTACACCTCCCCTTGACGACGGTTTCCCCCTTTTTCCTGAACTCGATGACGTCACTGTTGATTTCGGGGTTGACGATTTCCCCTTTGATGTTGACTTTGACCTCTCTTTTGACGATCTCTCCTTCGCCGACAACCTCCTCCAACAACCTGAACCTAATTCCGACCCGATTAGTTATGACGTTTCGGAAGATCCGGCGAACCCTAATTTCTGCAATTTGGGGAATAATCAGACATTGGATGACGTAAGGGTTTATGATTCACCGTCTATGGAGGCGAATCCGGATCCGAATTCTTCAGCGGGTTCGAACGTGGGATGTTCAAAGAGTAATTCAGGTGTTTATTCAGGTAATTCTTGTGATCCTGATGTTTCTTCGTCGCATTTGttgattaataataatagtaatgataATGCGATTAATTCGGATTTAAGCCGGCAAATGACTGAGATTGAAGAAGGGAAAACCAGTAATCAGAGCTATAGGAATGATAACAGCAATGATAGTAGTAGTAAATGTGTGTCGAAGTCGAAACGGAAGAAAGGAATTGAGAAAGATCGTGCTGCCGAAACTAGGAGTAGTAAGTATAGGAGGTCGAACTCGAATGTGAATGCGACTGTGCTTTCGAGTGATGATAATTTGGAGGGAGGGGGTGATGAGGATGAAAAGAAGAAGGCGAGGTTGATTAGGAATAGGGAGAGCGCACATCTTTCGAGGCAGAGGAAAAAACAGTACGTTGAGGAGTTGGAGGAGAAGGTTAAGTCTATGGTCTCGACTATCACAGATTTGAACGGCAAGATTTCATATTTTATGGCGGAGAATGCTACGTTGAGGCAGCAGTTGGCTGCTGGAGGGGTGGGGCCACCCACATATCCTATGGCGCCAATGCCTTACCCTTGGATGGGGTACCCTCCTGCTTATATGGTCAAGCCTCATGGCTCAAGTGTTCCTTTGGTTCCGATACCTAGGTGGAAGCCTCAGCAGCCTACTCCGGCTCCTAAGGTCAAAAAATCGTCTGAAAGGAAGACGAAGAAGGTCGCCAGCGTGAGTTTGCTTGGGCTGTTGTTCTTTATGTTGTTGTTTGGAGGGCTTGTGCCGATGGTTAATGTTAGGTATGGTGGGGTTCAGAAGGGATCAGTGTTTATGGTTGATAAGCATGTGGACAGGCTGCCGCATGGGGATGGGAGGTTTGGTCATGGGAGAGTTGTTCAGGAGTTAAATAGTTCAAAAGGGGGGAACACTAGTGAGCCTCTTGTTGCGTCATTATATGTTCCAAGGAATGATAAGTTGGTCAAAATTGATGGGAATTTGATCATTCATTCTGTGCTTGCAAGTGAGAAAGCAATGACTTCTAATATGGCAGTGGGACCAACGACTAGCGAGGAGACCAGTTTAGCTATTCATGGGAGTTACCCACCATATCCTACTCCTGGACCCGGAAGTAATGATTGGAGGTACCCTCACCTTGACAGAAATCAGAATGGAAGGCAAAGGGCTCTTCCGTCCGGTTCTACTGATTTTACTCCAGTTGGTTCAGATGGCAAGCTACAACAGTGGTTCCGTGAAGGCCTTGCAG GGCCTATGTTGAGTTCCGGCATGTGCACGGAAGTGTTCCAGTTTGATATCTCACCAACTCCTGGATCAATTGTTCCAGCTACATCAGTAGCTAACATGACTTCCGAAGACGGTCTAAATTCTACCCGTCCCAACAAAACAAAGAATAGAAGGATCCTCCATGAACACACTATTCCCCCATTTGATCCTACACTCAACACTACTGAAGATTACATGGGACTACATGAACAGAGTGATGGACTCCAGAGCAATAAATCCCATTCTTCAGTGGTTGTCTCAGTTCTTGTTGATCCCCGAGAAGTCGGCGATGGTGATGGTGAAGGCATAATGGGACCAAAGACTCTATCTAGAATCTTTGTTGTTGTGCTTATCGATAGTGTGAAGTATGTAACTTATTCATGCATGCTTCCATTTATGGGATCAAGCTCTAATCTGCTAACGACATGA